Within Butyrivibrio fibrisolvens, the genomic segment GAAAGTGGTATGCCCAGCAGGATACAGAGACTGATGAAACAGTATTTTATGCAAACTTTGGAGGAGCTGATCCTAATAAAGAGAATGTAGAGATCAATGTAAGACGTGAATGTTTCATGCCTAGTCAAGAAGGCATCAGTTATATCACAGTAAGCGGATTTAATATTAATAAAGCTGCTACAACATGGGCACCCCCTGCAGCATATCAGGACGGAATGATCGCTCCTCACTGGAGTAAGGGCTGGATCATAGAAGACTGCGAGATCTGGGGCAGTAAATGTGCCGGAATCTGCGTAGGACGTTATTACGATCCGGAGAATAGTAACTTCTATACTACAAGGCATGTTAAGAGCCCTACTCAGATGGAGAGAGATTCTGTATGCCGTGGTCAGTATTATGGATGGCTTAAAGAGAAGATTGGCGGCCATATAATCAGGAGAAACAACATCCACCACTGCGAACAGGGCGGAATCATAGGCCGTATGGGCGGCGTCTTCAGTATCATAGAGGACAATCATATCCATCATATCAATAACATGATGGAACTTGGAGGAGCAGAGATAGCCGGTATCAAGATGCATGCAGCTATCGATGTAGTCATGAGAAGGAATCACATACATCACTGTACTATGGGTATCTGGTGCGACTGGGAAGCTCAGGGTACCAGGATCACTCAGAACCTTCTTCATGATAATGAGAGACCATCTTTTGCCAAGCAGCTTGAGGGCGGTATGACTTGCCAGGATATATTTGTTGAAGTAAGCCATGGTCCTACACTTATAGATAACAATATCCTTCTGTCAGATGTATCACTTCGTATCGCGACTCAGGGCGTTGCTATGGTTCATAATCTGTGCGCAGGCTCTTTTACCATGGTAGGAGATGGTACATCATGGAGATATACTCCATATCACATGCCGCATAGAACAGAAGTCATGGGCTTTATGACTATACTCCACGGAGATGACCGTTTCTACAACAACATCTTCATACAGAAGTGGCCGTCAGAAGACCTGGTACTTCTAAGTGATTCTCAGCCTGATCAGAAGATTGTAGAGAACAGGAAAGTTGGCACATACTGTTTTGACGAGTATCCTGTATATGATGAGTGGCTCTCCAAATTCGATATGGAAGAAGAACATCCTAACATGATGAAGCATGACCCGTTCCACTTCGCTCATCTGCCTGTATGGATCGATGGAAATGCATACTTCGAAGGTGCAAAGCCTTGGAAGAACGAGAAGAACTTCTTCACAGACGATTCCGGCAAGGTCTATGTAGATGTTGTAGAAAAAGACGGTGAGTACTATCTTGATACCAATATCTATGACGTACTTAAGGATTTCAAGGCAGGCATGATCTCAACAGATACACTTGGCGAAGCCTTTGAGCCATCACAGAAGTTCGAGAACCCTGATGGAACTCCTATCACATTTAATGTGGATTATCTGGGTGGTCACCGCGGCGCAGATGTGATCCCGGGACCTTTTGCAACAAGTGATAGTGCGAAGGAAAGACTATATTGAAGATAGAGTAAAAATATAACGGTGACCGGTTCGATCCCGGTCGCCGGCAGTAGTGTGTTGGTCGCAAGCTTAGACTTTATCTGAGTTTGCGACCTCTTTCATTTTTTATACATTTGGTTCGAACTGGTTCAAATTTGGTCCAACTCAGTAAATATCAGCATCTAGACGATTTAAGTTGCACACAATGTTATGCATTAAATTTGCATAATCACTCATGATACACCAAGTATCAATCCGAGCTGTTCTTCCATATCCTTAGGATCCTCAACATCTTCATAGATATAGTGTTCTGTCATTCTTCTATTGGAGTGACCAAGATTTTTTTGTAAAAATGCAATATCTACACCGGATGATCGCATTATTGATGCTACAGTGAAGCGAAGTTTGTGACTTGAGAGATATGGAACACCTGCTTCACCACAATACTTTCTAAGGCGCTCATTAAACGTGTCGTTGTTGATTGGCCTGCCATGACACATAAAGAGATATTCCCCATCAGGGTTTATTTCTTTTGCCATATTTAGAATCTCGACAGCTTCAGAAATAAGAGTAATCTCTCTTACTGAGTAGTGGGCATTTCCCTTTGGAAGCTTTTCATTTACTCGTCTCGGAGCTTTGTCAACCTTAAGGTATTTGGTATTGACAGCATATTCAGATTCTTCTACAAGCTGATGGCGTATTGTCAGAGTATTACCTGAAAGGTCATCATAACGTATTGCCCTTAATTCTCCAATTCTAAAAGTAGAGTATAGTGCAAGTTGGATAGCAAGGGTATAACCGTCCTGCTTAAGCGTCCTGAGGTATTTTAAGAGCTTTTGGCGTTCATCTTTTCTGAATGCCTTATTCTGATGATTGGGTTCTTTGAATTTGAGCTCTGTAGTGACAATAGATGGGATGAAATTAACCGCAATATATTCATTTTCAGCTGCAAAGGTAAAGACTCCGTTAAGTGCAGATTTTCGGTTAACAAATGCCTTTCTTGTTATAAGACCCGGACCAGTCCAGCGCTCATACATATATTTGATATCTCTTTTCTTGATATCGCTTATCTGCATTTCAGCTATAGGCTCATTCTTGAAGACATTTTTTAACATGGACAGATCTTCTTGTATTGTCTTAGAGGGACTGCAAAGAAATGGTTCTCCCAGAGCAACGTTTGAAACAGATGAAGATAGGCGCGTGTTATGGGTGACGATACCAATTCAGCCGGACTACTTTGAAAGTTTAGATAGTTTGGATAGTTTAGATAGTTCGGATACTAACCAAAATGATATATCTTCAAAACAAGATATCAACGACAAAGAAATACAATTGCTAGAGTTACTGGAACAAGAACCAACAATTACCTTAGTTAAAGCTGCAGAAAAATTAGGTTGGAAAGAAACTCTTGTAAAATATTATGTTGCTTCTTTGAAGAAAAAGAAAATGCTTTCGAGAAATGGAACAAGTCACAATGGTGTTTGGGTAGTAAGTAAAGATTAACCCTTATAGCTTCGCGTCTAACTATAAACTTGCGAATATGAAACATTAAACACGGAAGCGGTAGTTTTATAGTCACGGTCATGATTTATACATTACTGGACTATTTGCTGCCGCTATTTTTTGCCGTTTTCAAAGTCGTTGGTGGCGCTT encodes:
- a CDS encoding tyrosine-type recombinase/integrase, which produces MLKNVFKNEPIAEMQISDIKKRDIKYMYERWTGPGLITRKAFVNRKSALNGVFTFAAENEYIAVNFIPSIVTTELKFKEPNHQNKAFRKDERQKLLKYLRTLKQDGYTLAIQLALYSTFRIGELRAIRYDDLSGNTLTIRHQLVEESEYAVNTKYLKVDKAPRRVNEKLPKGNAHYSVREITLISEAVEILNMAKEINPDGEYLFMCHGRPINNDTFNERLRKYCGEAGVPYLSSHKLRFTVASIMRSSGVDIAFLQKNLGHSNRRMTEHYIYEDVEDPKDMEEQLGLILGVS
- a CDS encoding winged helix-turn-helix transcriptional regulator, encoding MDRSSCIVLEGLQRNGSPRATFETDEDRRVLWVTIPIQPDYFESLDSLDSLDSSDTNQNDISSKQDINDKEIQLLELLEQEPTITLVKAAEKLGWKETLVKYYVASLKKKKMLSRNGTSHNGVWVVSKD
- a CDS encoding right-handed parallel beta-helix repeat-containing protein, with the protein product MTLYVDVNAKHDGNGSKELPFRRIGEAAKVAMPGDEVLVAPGTYREYVDPVNAGTEDKRIVYKSTEPLGAIITGAERVTGWTRYEGDVWTARVRNGIFGSYNPYTTLVYGDWYFATPNKHTGCVWMGDEALYEALSVEEVIEAKVYDCSWDPERSTRKWYAQQDTETDETVFYANFGGADPNKENVEINVRRECFMPSQEGISYITVSGFNINKAATTWAPPAAYQDGMIAPHWSKGWIIEDCEIWGSKCAGICVGRYYDPENSNFYTTRHVKSPTQMERDSVCRGQYYGWLKEKIGGHIIRRNNIHHCEQGGIIGRMGGVFSIIEDNHIHHINNMMELGGAEIAGIKMHAAIDVVMRRNHIHHCTMGIWCDWEAQGTRITQNLLHDNERPSFAKQLEGGMTCQDIFVEVSHGPTLIDNNILLSDVSLRIATQGVAMVHNLCAGSFTMVGDGTSWRYTPYHMPHRTEVMGFMTILHGDDRFYNNIFIQKWPSEDLVLLSDSQPDQKIVENRKVGTYCFDEYPVYDEWLSKFDMEEEHPNMMKHDPFHFAHLPVWIDGNAYFEGAKPWKNEKNFFTDDSGKVYVDVVEKDGEYYLDTNIYDVLKDFKAGMISTDTLGEAFEPSQKFENPDGTPITFNVDYLGGHRGADVIPGPFATSDSAKERLY